AGCTACGAGTGATACACTATATACCGCAAGGTCTTGTCACTCGTAGCTCGTAACTTGTAACTACTTTATATCATTAATATTGTACGGAGTTTCCTGATAAACGAAATAGTTCAACCAATTAGAGAACAGCAAATTGGCATGGGCACGCCAACGTACCATCACACCTTTGTCCGGATCATTATCCACATAATAATTACGAGGTACTTCAATGGGCAGACCTTTATCCACATCCCTGCGATATTCCGTATCCAGCGTTAGTGGAGAGTATTCCGAATGTCCGGTGACAAAGAACTCACGTCCACCACGTGCTACCACCAGGTGTACGCCTGCATCTTCCGATTCCGAAAGTAAAGTAAGTTCAGGCACTTTCAAGATATCTTCTTTCCGTACTTCCGTATGGCGGCTATGGGGTACATAGAACATATCATCGAAACCACGGAAAATAGCGTGCAGCGGATCTAAAGGACGATGCTCGAATATGCCGAACATCTTCTTGTCCAACGCGTACTTGGGCACTCCATAATGATGATAGAGTCCGGCCTGTGCAGCCCAGCATATATAAAGGGTAGATGTGACATGCGTACGCGCCCAATCGAATATTTCCATTATTTCATCCCAGTAAGTCACCTCTTCGAAATCTAATTGTTCTACAGGGGCACCGGTAATAATCATACCGTCGTACTTCTCGCCACGCATCTTTTCAAAGTCAGTATAGAATGTCTGCATATGTTCTACAGGCGTATTCTTTGATGTATGACTCTTGATTTTCATGAACGAGATTTCCACTTGAAGCGGTGTATTGGAGAGCAAACGCACAAGATCTGTCTCCGTGGTAATCTTCAAAGGCATCAAGTTCAGGATAACGATGCGCAACGGACGGATGTCCTGTTGCGTGGCGCGGGAGTTGTCAATAACAAATATGTTCTCTTCTTTCAGCAACTCTATCGCCGGCAGCTTATCAGGTAAATTTAATGGCATAAGTTATCAGATTATCTTTAATTTAGAGTACAAAGGTACTGATAATTTTGAAATCTCCCGCGAAAGAATGAAAATGTAGAGCTATTTCAAGTTATTTATCTTCTTCATACAAAGCATTATAGATAAAATTATCAACAAAAAAGCTTCTTTCCTTTCATGTATTTAAAATATTATCCTACCTTTGCCGCCTGTAAAGTTAATGAACATTGAAAAACATTAAGATGGAACAGAACCGGAGTTCAAGCGTGAATTCACTTAATTAGCATCCCAAAGCCACTGACTTTTCTATACCAATTATGGTCCTTACCCACCCCAGATATTCCGATGCTTTAATTAACACATAAATTTGAAATGCGACAGTCGTGTTTCACAAAAAAACATACTATTATGAACAAAACAACTATCAAAAACAACAGACTGACTTTATTCTCATTCTGTATTATTTTCTTATTTAGTTCTTGTGTCAATGAATTAGACTCAGAAACTTCTCCCGATGCTGTTCCCGGTACTATCCCCATCAATTTCACAACAAAAGTCAGCAAAGCTGATACACGCGTGACTAATACTGCCTTTGAAAAAGGAGATAAAGTAGGTTTATATGCAATGCTTCCATCTACTCCAATTACAGAAAAGCGCTACATTGACAATTTACAACTGGAATGTGGGGAAAAGAATGCATTCATCCCTGAAAAGACAGTTTTCTATCCGGCAGGAGATGCCACACTCAATTTTATCAGTTATTACCCCTATCAGTCAACCGGAATAAAAACAGGCCAATCTACCATTCCTGTATCTGTACAAACCGACCAAAGCAGCGCAAAAGCTCTCTCCATATCCGATTTCATGATAGCCTCCGAAAAAAATGTAGAAAGCAGCGAAGATGCCGTCGTACTTCATTACAAGCATAAGTTGACCAAGATAAAAATCACAATCACAGCCGGTACTGGAGAAGATATAACAAAGATATATAAAGCGAATCCTCAAATTATCGCAGTAGGCTTCAAGACCAAAGCAGAATATAATACTGATACGGACAAGTTTATAAAGCTGACAGAGGAAGCAGATATCAT
The nucleotide sequence above comes from Bacteroides intestinalis DSM 17393. Encoded proteins:
- the metA gene encoding homoserine O-acetyltransferase MetA yields the protein MPLNLPDKLPAIELLKEENIFVIDNSRATQQDIRPLRIVILNLMPLKITTETDLVRLLSNTPLQVEISFMKIKSHTSKNTPVEHMQTFYTDFEKMRGEKYDGMIITGAPVEQLDFEEVTYWDEIMEIFDWARTHVTSTLYICWAAQAGLYHHYGVPKYALDKKMFGIFEHRPLDPLHAIFRGFDDMFYVPHSRHTEVRKEDILKVPELTLLSESEDAGVHLVVARGGREFFVTGHSEYSPLTLDTEYRRDVDKGLPIEVPRNYYVDNDPDKGVMVRWRAHANLLFSNWLNYFVYQETPYNINDIK